One window of the Cardiocondyla obscurior isolate alpha-2009 linkage group LG05, Cobs3.1, whole genome shotgun sequence genome contains the following:
- the LOC139102875 gene encoding repetitive organellar protein, producing the protein MNGVKHKSDYCGYNPRQSENRAREISQPVKIAQLLGLSGHMQNNQNSCVKIRLPERITPYVKKTPSQQKNVASIRTMLSNSERNIRRNLKFTKTPISATESKKCVKTGINNNDNNPKKENAYLSRKSFLLPPNTIKEFYVKNRFTQNRFEVSQLHSSPVSSENINFKISKISTNDLTLTENTNTDNDSTICIKEKKMSITQNIPSQAFNINEQSGINILHTSSSDSEDTFCNLVNPVLNLNPNKMSNVDICGSENNVCSVIIKRSLLLSGDDADSNIIVMSHNDNNINQNNTRANHHSSTICVSPVDAEKKVKDASLIKKDEKENCSSKACTIVYEKDLNSSLQAVRLTEESVLNLQRSFSEDDECVSLSKRELIVLESKLKHLVSRFQEDLLSLNLMLIDVTKLLSTTNGESKKIKSNKVTVAQQITENQENNIKVTDNIDTNCISIIDKEYDNALKEACKTFDINKSNVLETNKKNNPKKHFSDHDASGSNNEDKKVLNTPIIKQCKEFKPESRRRSARLMAKLLNSSNATNDSFVNLENELSITNKKCNTPIIKTPRIKITPAKNKYQDEKIEGKPMKEYMALRSRMSCLSTPNIKRFNSSMSGNGTHRETEDAKTSVSDKIYAEIYNLYEDSF; encoded by the exons ATGAATGGAGTAAAACATAAATCGGATTACTGCGGTTATAATCCAAGGCAATCTGAGAACAGAG cgcGAGAGATATCTCAACCAGTGAAGATTGCACAGTTATTAGGTTTATCTGGACACATGCAAAATAATCAAA atTCATGTGTTAAAATAAGATTACCTGAGAGAATTACTCCTTATGTAAAAAAGACCCCAAGCCAACAGAAAAATg TGGCAAGCATACGTACAATGTTGTCTAATAGCGAACGAAATATACggcgaaatttaaaatttacaaaaacaCCAATCTCTGCAacagaaagtaaaaaatgtgTGAAAACtggtataaataataacgataataatccaaaaaaagaaaacgcttATTTATCTAGAAAGAGTTTTTTACTTCCACCAAATACAATAAAAGAGTTCTATGTTAAAAACAGATTTACACAAAATAGGTTTGAAGTGTCTCAACTTCATAGTTCACCAGTGAGttctgaaaatataaattttaaaatatccaAGATATCTACAAACGATTTGACTTTAACAGAAAATACAAATACAGATAATGATTCTACCATATGcataaaggaaaagaaaatgtcgATTACGCAGAATATTCCATCACAAGCGTTTAATATAAACGAACAATCCGGTATAAATATTCTACATACTTCCAGTTCCGATTCTGAGGACACGTTTTGTAATCTAGTAAACCCAGTTCTAAATTTAAATCCtaataaaatgtcaaatgtTGATATTTGTGGAAGTGAAAATAATGTCTGTAGCGTTATAATCAAAAGGTCACTATTGTTATCTGGAGATGATGCTGATTCAAATATAATTGTCATGTCacataatgataataatataaatcaaaataacaCTCGTGCGAATCACCATTCATCTACGATATGTGTTTCACCGGTtgatgcagaaaaaaaagtgaaggacgcaagtttaattaaaaaagatgaaaaagaaaactgttcATCTAAAGCTTGTACAATTGTTTatgaaaaagatttaaattcaTCTTTGCAAGCTGTTCGATTAACAGAAGAGtcagttttaaatttacaacgtagcttTAGTGAAGATGACGAATGCGTGTCTCTTAGTAAAAGGGAACTTATAGTTTTGGAATCCAAGTTGAAACATCTTGTCAGTAGATTCCAGGAAGATTTGCTCAGTTTAAACTTAATGTTAATTGACGTTACAAAACTATTATCTACAACAAATggggaaagtaaaaaaattaaaagtaataaagttaCAGTTGCACAACAAATAACAGaaaatcaagaaaataacataaaagtgaCAGATAATATAGATACAAATTGCATCTCTATTATTGATAAAGAATACGATAACGCTTTGAAAGAAGCTTGTAAAAcgtttgatattaataaatccaaCGTTTTAgaaacgaataaaaagaataatccCAAGAAACACTTTTCGGATCACGATGCTTCTGGAAGCAATAACGAAGATAAAAAAGTTCTGAACACGCCGATTATAAAACAATGCAAAGAGTTTAAACCTGAATCGAGAAGGCGTTCGGCACGTTTAATGGCAAAGCTTTTAAATAGTTCAAATGCCACAAACGATAGCTTCGTAAACTTGGAAAATGAATTGAGcattactaataaaaaatgtaataccCCAATTATAAAGACCCCTCGAATAAAGATAACTCCCGCAAAAAACAAATATCAAGATGAAAAGATAGAAGGAAAACCTATGAAAGAGTATATGGCTCTGAGATCACGTATGAGTTGTTTATCAACACCTAATATAAAACGATTTAATTCTTCGATGTCGGGAAATGGTACTCATCGTGAAACTGAAGATGCAAAAACTTCCGTATCGGATAAGATTTACgcagaaatttataatttatatgaggattctttttaa
- the Mpi gene encoding mannose-6-phosphate isomerase: MELKCAIQTYDWGKRGTNSIVASLLKSVNPDFLVDEQMNYAELWMGTHKNGPSYLKDTNIPLQKYIEENIETLGRQEVELFGCDLPFLFKVLSIDKALSIQVHPDKKTAKELHDLYPNIYKDPNHKPELAIALSPFETLCGFRPIDEIKDYLNNIPELFAVVGENNILNLSQAAVSLTDDALKQCFYSLMTCDSTKVQQQLKNLISRLCVADESYRQWVKADILERLYNDYPGDVGCFTLYLFNYVILQPGEAIYIGPNIPHAYFSGDCIECMACSDNVIRAGLTPKPKDVETLIKVLSFERDSSVNKIQSFQDDMFTQIFRPPVSEFAVAKITLPLGQLTYNLIPRNSASILLIIDGKANISSKIFSRGSVLFISANDRVEVKVLSDCHPMVMFQAFSNIKNF; encoded by the exons ATGGAACTCAAATGTGCAATTCAAACATATGATTGGGGAAAACGCGGTACAAACAGTATCGTAgcatctttattaaaatcagtTAATCCTGATTTCCTAGTAGATGAACAAATGAATTATGCAGAATTATGGATGGGAACTCATAAAAATGGTCCATCATATTTGAAAGATACCAATATTCCTCTTCAGAAGTACATCGAAGAAAACATTGAAACGTTAGGTCGCCAAGAAGTAGAATTATTTGGCTGTGAtttaccttttctttttaaagtcttATCTATTGATAAAGCCTTGTCAATTCAAGTACATCCAGATAag aaaacaGCAAAAGAATTGCATGATTTGTATCCAAATATCTATAAAGATCCTAATCATAAACCAGAACTAGCAATAGCTTTGAGTCCTTTTGAAACATTATGTGGATTTCGTCCAATtgacgaaataaaagattatctAAACAATATTCCAGAATTGTTTGCTGTTGTAGGAGAGaataatattttgaatttatctCAGGCTGCTGTTTCCCTGACAGATGATGCTTTGAAACAATGTTTTTATAGTCTTATGACCTGTGATTCCACTAAAGTGCAGCAACAGTTGAAAAACTTGATAAGTAGATTATGTGTTGCAG ATGAATCCTACAGGCAATGGGTAAAAGCTGATATTTTAGAGCGTTTATACAATGATTATCCTGGAGATGTAGGATGTTTtacattgtatttatttaattatgtgatACTACAACCAGGTGAAGCTATATATATAGGGCCAAATATACCTCACGCGTATTTCTCTGGTG ATTGTATAGAATGTATGGCATGTTCAGATAATGTAATAAGAGCTGGACTTACACCAAAACCGAAAGATGTGGAAACTTTAATCAAAGTGTTATCGTTTGAACGTGATTCGTCTGTAAACAAGATTCAATCATTCCAAGACGATATGTTTACCCAAATATTTCGTCCACCGGTTTCAGAATTTGCTGTTGCTAAAATCACT TTGCCGCTTGGACAATTAACTTACAATTTAATACCGAGAAACTCTGCCAGCATCTTGTTAATAATAGATGGTAAAGCAAATATATCTTCCAAGATTTTTTCTCGCGGCTCTGTTTTGTTTATTTCTGCTAATGATAGAGTTgaagtaaaagttttatctGATTGTCATCCTATGGTGATGTTTCAAGCTTTttcaaacattaaaaatttttaa
- the LOC139102882 gene encoding uncharacterized protein encodes MTEKQIHEPNILKNENVPHTSTTSDSYLNMPICSETETSNVLVINKEDLYLNEENLDTCVASFVVNEQNTPNVLIENSKSLLSQPSNVSVNNKETDNFQRFVIKKLVAIELKINAIERHQKLILEKLPFNNNEDKENIDVSHDFSLKNENDLQDMENKLQDNEVYRKQLIKQLSRVTCRDIKTSCIHLMRKVFSNYLAANYSWYGAKKKEKFSQLQIC; translated from the exons ATGACTGAAAAACAAATACATGAGCCTA atatactcaaaaatgaaaatgtgcCACATACATCTACTACATCcgattcttatttaaatatgccAATATGTTCAGAAACAGAGACATCAAATGTATtggtaattaataaagaag atttgTATTTGAATGAAGAAAACTTGGATACATGTGTTGCATCATTTGTTGTAAATGAACAAAATACTCCAAAcgtattaatagaaaatagcAAATCTCTTCTTTCGCAGCCTTCAAATGTCTCTGTTAACAACAAAG AAACGGATAATTTTCAAcgatttgtaataaaaaaattggtggccattgaattaaaaataaatgctatTGAAAGGCATCAAAAGCTTATTCTGGAAAAACTTCCATTTAATAACAACgaagacaaagaaaatattgacgtATCACAcgatttttcgttaaaaaatgaaaacgatcTCCAAgatatggaaaataaattacaagacAATGAAGTTTACAGAAAACAACTG attaAACAATTGTCTCGCGTAACATGTCGCGACATAAAGACATCATGTATCCATTTGATGAGAAAagtattttcaaattatttagcAGCAAATTACAGCTGGTATGGAgccaaaaagaaagaaaaattctcgcAATTACAAATCTGTTAA